The proteins below are encoded in one region of Malaclemys terrapin pileata isolate rMalTer1 chromosome 8, rMalTer1.hap1, whole genome shotgun sequence:
- the LOC128841450 gene encoding GRB10-interacting GYF protein 2-like: MEGTSAAANSSSLPPPSRRLSQIRRRKKRTRDEMFSEIMESSRSDRAHLNEWKETVSKYRKEASEREERRDQREERRDQREERRDARDERWRQEDQRRQDATLGLLREQTDMLRRLVELQERLLENRLPLQPLFHPPHVPYPPHPDV; encoded by the exons atggaagggacctcag cagctgcaaattcctcaagcctccctcctccatcccgaaggttatcacagataaggcgtcgtaagaagagaacgcgagacgagatgttttctgaaattatggaatccagccgcagtgacagagctcatctgaatgagtggaaggaaacagtttcaaagtataggaaagaagccagtgaacgtgaggagaggagggaccaacgtgaggagaggagggaccaacgtgaggagaggagggacgctcgagatgagaggtggcggcaggaagaccagaggaggcaggatgcaactctggggctgctgcgtgagcaaacagacatgctccggcgtctggtggagcttcaggaacggctgctggaaaacagactgccgcttcagcccctgttccaccctccccatgttccgtatcctcctcacccagacgtgtaa